One genomic segment of Pseudonocardia sp. T1-2H includes these proteins:
- a CDS encoding ATP-binding protein, which yields MRRNSENLLVLAGTDLAKRNIAPVPVVDVLRAAVSEIEQYQRIVVQPPPSATVAGRAASDIVHLLAELLDNATNFSPPDSQVVMSTIRLDDGSLLVEIADRGVGMADAELAEANQRLDGPSAIDVSASRRMGLFVVGRLSHRHGLAVRLGGTPIDAGGGGLTASVTVPSTLVPSAEPGPPQRAVAPAQVPQQTPNTPERPGGGLQRAGGRNTGPDGPGPNGSGLNGSRPQVNGTPRTGSLSSLVAGSDGPMSPAGAFEQAFPRRCRRRRPASTAATACPPASPGRRCAVTSRRRPPRRRRSTRSSGRTRPSGPARPSGSPRSTRPGATPARTTWRTRRTRPVRPPSAASPPSVRPVPPWAFPAPAGRTPRRTVPTTPGTRRPRTMPRRVRPSAAFPTAAAPRPGRTTSRTPTTPPPRPTRSWRSPAPR from the coding sequence ATGCGGCGCAACAGCGAGAACCTGCTGGTCCTCGCGGGCACGGACCTCGCCAAGCGCAACATCGCCCCGGTCCCGGTGGTCGACGTGCTCCGCGCCGCGGTGTCCGAGATCGAGCAGTACCAGCGGATCGTCGTGCAGCCGCCGCCCTCCGCGACCGTCGCCGGCCGCGCCGCGAGCGACATCGTCCACCTGCTGGCCGAGCTGCTGGACAACGCGACGAACTTCTCCCCGCCGGACTCGCAGGTCGTCATGAGCACGATCCGGCTGGACGACGGCTCACTGCTGGTCGAGATCGCGGACCGCGGCGTCGGCATGGCGGACGCCGAGCTCGCCGAGGCCAACCAGCGCCTCGACGGCCCGTCCGCGATCGACGTCTCCGCGTCGCGCCGCATGGGCCTGTTCGTGGTCGGCCGCCTGTCCCACCGGCACGGCCTGGCCGTTCGCCTCGGCGGCACCCCGATCGACGCCGGTGGCGGCGGCCTGACGGCCTCGGTGACCGTGCCGTCGACGCTCGTCCCGTCGGCGGAGCCCGGGCCGCCCCAGCGCGCGGTGGCCCCGGCGCAGGTCCCGCAGCAGACGCCGAACACGCCGGAGCGTCCCGGCGGTGGCCTGCAGAGGGCGGGCGGCCGGAACACCGGCCCCGACGGGCCGGGCCCGAACGGCTCCGGCCTGAACGGCTCCCGTCCGCAGGTCAACGGAACGCCGCGCACCGGATCGCTGTCGTCGCTGGTCGCGGGCAGCGACGGGCCGATGAGCCCGGCCGGTGCGTTCGAGCAGGCGTTCCCCCGGAGGTGCCGAAGGCGCCGTCCAGCCTCAACGGCAGCAACGGCCTGCCCACCCGCAAGCCCGGGTCGGCGCTGCGCCGTAACAAGCCGCCGGAGGCCGCCTCGCCGTCGCCGTTCGACGCGTTCGAGCGGCCGGACCCGGCCGAGCGGCCCAGCGCGGCCGAGCGGCTCACCGCGTTCGACAAGACCCGGCGCGACTCCCGCCCGGACGACCTGGCGGACACGCCGGACGCGCCCGGTGAGGCCACCTTCGGCGGCATCGCCGCCGTCGGTGCGGCCGGTCCCGCCGTGGGCCTTCCCGGCCCCGGCCGGGCGGACGCCTCGCAGGACCGTTCCGACGACGCCCGGGACGAGACGTCCACGAACGATGCCGAGACGGGTGCGGCCGAGCGCGGCCTTCCCGACGGCAGCCGCACCTCGGCCGGGCCGGACGACATCGAGAACACCGACGACACCGCCACCCAGGCCAACCCGATCGTGGCGCAGTCCGGCCCCGAGGTGA
- the moeA gene encoding molybdopterin molybdotransferase MoeA, whose translation MVIVNAAAPAPQPGTIKSARTVDEHRAVVAALLPPTEVVEVPVAEARGRVLAEDLVTPLALPPFDNSAMDGYAVRAVDVVGAGESSPVELPVATDIPAGRVDVPALEPGTAARIMTGAPMPAGADAVIQVELTDGGTERVRIAAERPAGTHVRTVGEDVAAGVVALTAGTVLGAPQIAIAAALGLATLRVRRQPHVLVLSTGSELVEPGRELRPGQIYESNGVMLAAAIRDAGCTAEQLRSVADDVDEFRKVLQERVAEGVDLVITSGGVSAGAYEVVKDALTGHGVDFVRVAMQPGGPQGAGRLQLDDGISCPVVTLPGNPVSSLVSFEVFVRPALRAAMGHPHPARPVVTAKAGEDLRSPADKRQFRRGVLDAADGTVREVGSPASHLLGALARADCLMVLPEGLDAVRVGDPVEVWLLDG comes from the coding sequence ATGGTGATCGTGAACGCCGCCGCGCCCGCCCCGCAGCCCGGAACCATCAAGTCCGCTCGGACCGTCGACGAGCACCGGGCGGTGGTCGCGGCCCTGCTGCCGCCGACCGAGGTCGTCGAGGTGCCGGTCGCCGAGGCCCGGGGCCGGGTGCTGGCCGAGGACCTCGTCACCCCGCTCGCCCTGCCGCCCTTCGACAACTCGGCGATGGACGGCTATGCGGTCCGGGCTGTCGACGTCGTCGGGGCCGGCGAGTCGTCCCCGGTCGAGCTCCCGGTGGCCACGGACATCCCGGCCGGCCGGGTCGACGTCCCGGCGCTCGAGCCCGGGACGGCCGCCCGGATCATGACCGGCGCCCCGATGCCCGCGGGCGCGGACGCCGTCATCCAGGTCGAGCTGACGGACGGCGGCACCGAACGGGTCCGGATCGCGGCGGAGCGGCCCGCCGGCACCCACGTGCGCACGGTCGGCGAGGACGTCGCGGCCGGCGTCGTGGCGCTGACCGCCGGCACGGTCCTGGGCGCGCCGCAGATCGCCATCGCCGCCGCGCTCGGCCTGGCGACCCTGCGGGTGCGCCGGCAGCCGCACGTCCTCGTCCTCTCCACCGGCTCGGAGCTCGTCGAGCCCGGCCGGGAGCTGCGCCCCGGCCAGATCTACGAGTCCAACGGGGTGATGCTCGCCGCCGCGATCCGCGACGCCGGGTGCACGGCCGAGCAGCTGCGCAGCGTCGCGGACGACGTCGACGAGTTCCGGAAGGTCCTGCAGGAACGCGTCGCCGAGGGCGTCGACCTCGTCATCACCTCGGGCGGGGTGAGCGCGGGCGCCTACGAGGTCGTGAAGGACGCGCTGACGGGACACGGGGTGGACTTCGTGCGCGTCGCGATGCAGCCGGGCGGCCCCCAGGGTGCCGGCCGCCTGCAGCTCGACGACGGCATCTCCTGCCCCGTGGTCACACTCCCCGGGAACCCGGTCAGCTCGCTGGTGTCCTTCGAGGTGTTCGTGCGTCCCGCGCTGCGAGCCGCCATGGGCCATCCACACCCGGCCCGCCCGGTGGTGACGGCGAAGGCCGGCGAGGACCTCCGCTCGCCGGCGGACAAGCGTCAGTTCCGCCGCGGGGTGCTCGACGCCGCCGACGGCACCGTCCGCGAGGTGGGCAGTCCGGCGTCCCACCTGCTGGGAGCGTTGGCCCGGGCGGACTGCCTGATGGTCCTGCCCGAAGGGCTGGACGCCGTCCGTGTGGGCGACCCCGTCGAGGTCTGGCTGCTCGACGGGTGA
- a CDS encoding roadblock/LC7 domain-containing protein: MTAPQSQPSRFGWLVTNFAERVPGVAHAIVVSADGLLLTASDRLPRDRADQLAAVASGLVSLTQGAARCFDAGGVVQTVVEMDRGIVLLMSISDGSCLSVLASPSCDIGLIGYEMTLLVDRVGQLLTPELRAELQGSFGP, from the coding sequence GTGACGGCACCACAGTCCCAGCCCAGCCGATTCGGATGGCTGGTCACCAACTTCGCCGAGCGGGTTCCGGGGGTGGCACACGCGATCGTGGTGTCCGCCGACGGCCTGCTGCTGACGGCGTCCGACAGGCTTCCCCGGGACCGGGCGGACCAGCTCGCCGCGGTGGCGTCCGGGCTCGTCAGCCTCACCCAGGGCGCGGCGCGCTGCTTCGACGCCGGCGGTGTGGTGCAGACCGTCGTCGAGATGGACCGCGGGATCGTTCTGCTCATGTCCATCAGCGACGGGTCCTGCCTGTCGGTGCTCGCGTCGCCGAGCTGCGACATCGGTCTGATCGGCTACGAGATGACGCTGCTCGTCGACCGGGTCGGCCAGCTGCTCACGCCCGAGCTCCGGGCCGAGCTGCAGGGTTCGTTCGGGCCCTGA
- a CDS encoding DNA repair helicase XPB: protein MTDGPLIVQSDKTLLLEVDHPMADDARSAIAPFAELERAPEHVHTYRVTPLALWNARAAGHDAEQVVDALVRFSRYAVPQPLLVDVVDTMGRYGRLQLANHPAHGLVMTALDRAVLEEVMRQKKIAPMLGARIDQDSVIVHPSERGHLKQMLLKVGWPAEDLAGYVDGEAHAIDLVQDGWTLRDYQAQAVEGFWQGGSGVVVLPCGAGKTLVGAAAMAKAKATTLILVTNTVSGRQWKRELIARTSLTEEEIGEYSGEKKEIRPVTIATYQVITRKTKGEYRHLELFDSRDWGLVLYDEVHLLPAPVFRMTADLQSRRRLGLTATLVREDGREGDVFSLIGPKRFDAPWRDIEQQGWIAPAECTEVRVTMTEAERLAYATAEAEERYRMASTARTKLPVVQAILDRHKGEPTLVIGAYLDQLDDLGEALDCPVIQGSTKNRERESLFEAFRMGEIDRLVVSKVANFSIDLPEASIAVQVSGTFGSRQEEAQRLGRLLRPKGDGRQAHFYSVVSRDTLDTEYAAHRQRFLAEQGYAYRIVDADDLLGPALPEMDPETG from the coding sequence GTGACCGACGGACCTCTGATCGTCCAGTCCGACAAGACGCTGCTCCTCGAGGTCGACCACCCGATGGCGGACGACGCCCGCTCCGCGATCGCGCCGTTCGCGGAGCTGGAGCGCGCGCCGGAGCACGTGCACACCTACCGGGTCACCCCGCTCGCGCTGTGGAACGCCCGTGCCGCCGGGCACGACGCGGAGCAGGTCGTCGACGCGCTGGTCCGTTTCTCCCGCTACGCGGTGCCGCAGCCGCTGCTCGTCGACGTCGTGGACACGATGGGCCGCTACGGGCGGCTGCAGCTGGCGAACCACCCTGCCCACGGCCTCGTCATGACGGCGCTGGACCGCGCCGTGCTCGAGGAGGTCATGCGACAGAAGAAGATCGCCCCGATGCTCGGCGCCCGGATCGACCAGGACTCGGTGATCGTCCACCCGTCCGAGCGCGGGCACCTCAAGCAGATGCTGCTCAAGGTCGGCTGGCCGGCCGAGGACCTCGCCGGCTACGTCGACGGCGAGGCGCACGCCATCGACCTCGTCCAGGACGGCTGGACGCTGCGGGACTACCAGGCCCAGGCGGTCGAGGGGTTCTGGCAGGGCGGGTCCGGCGTCGTCGTCCTGCCCTGCGGCGCGGGGAAGACCCTGGTCGGGGCCGCGGCGATGGCGAAGGCCAAGGCCACGACGTTGATCCTGGTGACGAACACCGTCTCCGGCCGCCAGTGGAAGCGTGAGCTGATCGCGCGGACCAGCCTCACCGAGGAGGAGATCGGCGAGTACTCCGGGGAGAAGAAGGAGATCCGCCCGGTCACCATCGCCACGTACCAGGTGATCACCCGCAAGACGAAGGGTGAGTACCGCCACCTCGAGCTCTTCGACTCCCGGGACTGGGGCCTGGTCCTCTACGACGAGGTCCACCTGCTGCCCGCGCCGGTGTTCCGGATGACGGCGGACCTGCAGTCCCGCCGGCGCCTCGGCCTCACCGCGACGCTGGTCCGCGAGGACGGCCGGGAGGGTGACGTGTTCTCCCTGATCGGGCCCAAGCGCTTCGACGCCCCGTGGCGGGACATCGAGCAGCAGGGCTGGATCGCGCCCGCCGAGTGCACCGAGGTCCGGGTCACGATGACCGAGGCCGAGCGGCTCGCGTATGCCACGGCGGAGGCCGAGGAGCGCTACCGCATGGCCTCCACCGCGCGCACCAAGCTGCCCGTCGTCCAGGCGATCCTGGACCGGCACAAGGGGGAGCCCACCCTCGTCATCGGGGCCTACCTGGACCAGCTCGACGACCTGGGCGAGGCGCTGGACTGCCCGGTCATCCAGGGCTCCACCAAGAACAGGGAGCGGGAGTCGCTGTTCGAGGCCTTCCGCATGGGGGAGATCGACCGGCTGGTCGTCAGCAAGGTCGCGAACTTCTCGATCGACCTGCCCGAGGCGTCCATCGCGGTGCAGGTGTCCGGCACGTTCGGCTCGCGGCAGGAGGAGGCACAGCGTCTCGGCCGGTTGTTGCGCCCGAAGGGCGACGGACGGCAGGCGCACTTCTACTCCGTCGTGTCGCGAGACACCCTCGACACGGAGTACGCCGCGCACCGGCAGCGGTTCCTCGCCGAGCAGGGCTACGCCTACCGAATCGTCGACGCGGACGACCTGCTCGGCCCCGCCCTCCCCGAGATGGACCCCGAGACGGGCTGA
- a CDS encoding DUF3263 domain-containing protein, with protein sequence MESATEPSGVAAPTGNPLRELDRREREILAFEGQWWKYAGAKEQAVRELFDMSATRYYQVLNALVDKPEALAADPLLVKRLRRLRASRQRTRAARRLGIEPW encoded by the coding sequence ATGGAGTCCGCCACCGAACCCAGTGGGGTCGCCGCTCCCACCGGCAACCCGCTCCGCGAGCTGGACCGCCGCGAACGGGAGATCCTCGCCTTCGAGGGCCAGTGGTGGAAGTACGCCGGCGCCAAGGAACAGGCCGTCCGCGAGCTGTTCGACATGTCCGCCACGCGCTACTACCAGGTGCTCAACGCCCTGGTGGACAAGCCCGAGGCGCTCGCCGCGGACCCCCTGCTCGTCAAGCGGCTGCGGAGGCTGCGCGCAAGCCGGCAGCGCACCCGCGCGGCGCGTCGGCTGGGCATCGAGCCCTGGTGA
- a CDS encoding response regulator transcription factor: MIRVLVADDQEMVRTGFRLILSAEGDIEVVGEAGTGADTVTKARALRPDVVLMDIRMPELDGLEATRALTADPAPPRIVVVTTFDLDEYVYGALRAGACGFLLKDAGPRLLVEAVRAAAAGDALVSPSVTVRLLQQLTAPAPLRRGGAEGALSPRELDVVRAVARGRTNNEIAAELFVSLSTVKTHLANVHTKLDARNRVEVAAWAWENGLVA; this comes from the coding sequence ATGATCCGCGTGCTGGTGGCGGACGACCAGGAGATGGTCCGCACGGGGTTCCGGCTGATCCTGTCCGCCGAGGGGGACATCGAGGTCGTGGGCGAGGCCGGCACGGGGGCGGACACCGTGACGAAGGCGCGCGCGCTGCGCCCGGACGTCGTCCTGATGGACATCCGCATGCCCGAGCTCGACGGGCTGGAGGCCACCCGCGCGCTGACGGCGGACCCGGCGCCGCCGCGGATCGTCGTGGTCACGACGTTCGACCTCGACGAGTACGTCTACGGCGCGCTGCGCGCCGGGGCCTGCGGGTTCCTGCTCAAGGACGCCGGGCCGCGGCTGCTCGTCGAGGCCGTGCGGGCCGCCGCGGCCGGGGACGCGCTCGTCTCGCCGTCGGTGACGGTGCGGCTGCTCCAGCAGCTCACCGCGCCGGCCCCGCTGCGCCGCGGCGGGGCGGAGGGCGCGCTCTCCCCGCGCGAGCTCGACGTGGTGCGCGCGGTCGCCCGCGGCCGGACGAACAACGAGATCGCCGCGGAGCTGTTCGTCTCCCTGTCCACGGTGAAGACACACCTGGCGAACGTCCACACCAAGCTCGACGCCCGCAACCGGGTCGAGGTCGCGGCGTGGGCGTGGGAGAACGGCCTGGTCGCCTGA
- a CDS encoding LytR C-terminal domain-containing protein — translation MTAPAPSGGPSPLRLGGLALIGVGVIAAVIGVATIATGGGDDDPTVAAPPTASSETAPTSAPGITDPGALPSAPAPGTDGSSGTGDGAAGGGTGIEGSGPGSTGGDGSGTGGTGSGGTGSGGTGSGGTGSGGTGSGAAGTGGAGAQQGSAGAGGTGGAGGSGAVVAAPREPLRVYNNSTIAGLAAKAAEDFRRAGWTVTESRNYSDGVIPTTTVYYRPGTAEQAAAERLAAEFGMRAEPRFAGIQDATPGLIVILTKDYKYAASS, via the coding sequence GTGACCGCACCCGCCCCGTCCGGCGGACCGTCGCCGCTGAGGCTCGGTGGTCTCGCGCTGATCGGCGTCGGCGTGATCGCCGCGGTCATCGGCGTGGCCACCATCGCCACCGGCGGTGGCGACGACGACCCCACGGTCGCCGCGCCGCCGACCGCCAGCTCCGAGACCGCTCCGACGTCCGCTCCCGGGATCACGGACCCCGGCGCGCTGCCGTCCGCCCCCGCCCCCGGAACCGACGGCTCGTCGGGCACCGGTGACGGCGCGGCCGGCGGCGGAACCGGCATCGAGGGGTCGGGGCCCGGCAGCACCGGTGGCGATGGGTCCGGCACCGGCGGTACCGGGTCCGGCGGCACGGGTTCCGGCGGCACCGGGTCCGGCGGCACGGGTTCCGGTGGAACCGGGTCCGGCGCGGCCGGCACCGGAGGCGCCGGTGCCCAGCAGGGCAGCGCCGGCGCGGGTGGCACCGGAGGCGCCGGTGGTTCGGGCGCGGTCGTCGCTGCGCCGAGGGAACCGCTGCGCGTCTACAACAACAGCACGATCGCCGGCCTCGCCGCCAAGGCCGCGGAGGACTTCCGCCGCGCCGGCTGGACGGTCACCGAGAGCCGCAACTACTCCGACGGCGTCATCCCGACGACGACCGTCTACTACCGTCCGGGCACCGCCGAGCAGGCCGCGGCCGAGCGGCTCGCGGCGGAGTTCGGGATGCGCGCCGAACCCCGGTTCGCCGGCATCCAGGACGCGACACCCGGACTGATCGTCATCCTCACCAAGGACTACAAGTACGCCGCGAGCTCGTAG
- a CDS encoding S1C family serine protease, protein MDELDAYSRTVSAVAAELIGRVAAVRIGRGSGSAVVIAPGELLTNAHVVGDSRSGRADFVDGEQVPFRVAGVDPLSDLALLRADDRGALPESARLGNADDLVVGQLVVAVGNPLGLAGSVTAGVVSALGRSLPTRSGNAGRVVEDVIQTDAALNPGNSGGALADWRARVVGINTAVAGTGLGLAVPINATTLRIVDALRTTGRVRRAYLGVVGTPAPVPAAVADRYGRRNGLRLAEVVTGSPAAAAGLRRGDLVLDVGRAPVEDAQGIQRQLFGDAVGVPLPVTVLRNGAMVDVIAVPTELG, encoded by the coding sequence ATGGACGAACTGGATGCCTACTCCCGCACGGTCAGCGCGGTCGCGGCGGAGCTCATCGGCAGGGTCGCGGCGGTGCGGATCGGTCGCGGCAGCGGCTCGGCGGTGGTGATCGCCCCCGGTGAGCTGCTCACGAACGCGCACGTCGTCGGGGACTCCCGGAGCGGCCGGGCCGATTTCGTCGACGGCGAGCAGGTGCCCTTCCGCGTCGCCGGCGTCGATCCGCTGTCGGATCTCGCGCTGCTGCGGGCCGACGACCGCGGCGCCCTGCCCGAGTCCGCGCGGCTCGGGAACGCGGACGATCTCGTCGTCGGCCAGCTCGTGGTCGCGGTGGGGAACCCGCTGGGCCTCGCCGGATCCGTCACCGCCGGCGTCGTCAGTGCGCTCGGCCGCTCGCTGCCCACCCGCAGCGGCAATGCCGGCCGGGTGGTCGAGGACGTCATCCAGACCGACGCCGCGCTGAACCCCGGCAACTCCGGCGGCGCGCTCGCGGACTGGCGCGCCCGGGTCGTCGGGATCAACACCGCGGTCGCCGGCACCGGGCTCGGCCTGGCCGTCCCGATCAACGCCACGACGCTGCGGATCGTCGACGCCCTGCGCACGACAGGCCGGGTCCGCCGGGCGTACCTCGGTGTGGTCGGCACGCCCGCCCCGGTCCCCGCGGCCGTCGCCGACCGCTACGGCAGGCGCAACGGGCTACGGCTCGCCGAGGTGGTCACGGGCAGCCCCGCCGCGGCCGCCGGGCTGCGCCGCGGGGACCTCGTGCTCGACGTCGGCCGGGCCCCCGTCGAGGACGCCCAGGGCATCCAGCGACAGCTGTTCGGGGATGCCGTCGGCGTGCCGCTGCCGGTGACCGTCCTGCGCAACGGGGCGATGGTCGACGTCATCGCCGTCCCGACCGAGCTCGGCTGA
- a CDS encoding peptide deformylase, producing the protein MTVRPIRIIGDPVLHTPTRVVETFDEDLRTLVDDMFETMAAANGVGLAANQVGVDLRVFVYDCPDEVAQVMRRGVVVNPVIEDSGRPTTMPDPDEDDEGCLSVPGEQFPTGRADWARVTGVDVDGEPVSVEGTGFLGRCLQHEVDHLDGFIYIDRLVGRNQRAAKKVLKRHGWGTPGLSWDPAAQEAEEV; encoded by the coding sequence GTGACCGTCCGCCCCATCCGCATCATCGGTGATCCCGTCCTGCACACCCCCACCAGGGTGGTCGAGACGTTCGACGAGGATCTCCGCACGCTCGTCGACGACATGTTCGAGACGATGGCCGCCGCGAACGGTGTCGGGCTCGCCGCGAACCAGGTGGGCGTGGACCTGCGGGTGTTCGTCTACGACTGCCCGGACGAGGTCGCCCAGGTCATGCGCCGCGGGGTCGTCGTCAACCCGGTGATCGAGGACTCGGGCCGGCCGACGACCATGCCGGACCCCGACGAGGACGACGAGGGCTGCCTGTCGGTCCCCGGCGAGCAGTTCCCGACCGGGCGCGCGGACTGGGCCAGGGTCACCGGGGTCGACGTCGACGGCGAGCCGGTCAGCGTCGAGGGCACCGGCTTCCTGGGCCGCTGCCTGCAGCACGAGGTCGACCACCTGGACGGGTTCATCTACATCGACCGCCTCGTCGGACGGAACCAGCGGGCGGCGAAGAAGGTGCTCAAACGCCATGGCTGGGGCACGCCGGGCCTGTCCTGGGACCCGGCCGCCCAAGAGGCCGAAGAGGTGTGA
- a CDS encoding PspC domain-containing protein, with product MDETTTTTSTGPITDGPIPGGLTDAGPITAGPTSDEPAAPAAVKAAAPAKKPFRLHRSRSDKMLGGVCGGLAESLDVDAGLIRIGLVVLTVFGFGAGVLIYAAAWALAPVE from the coding sequence ATGGACGAGACGACGACCACCACCTCCACGGGCCCGATCACCGACGGCCCGATCCCCGGCGGCCTGACCGACGCCGGCCCGATCACCGCAGGCCCGACTTCCGACGAGCCGGCGGCCCCCGCCGCGGTCAAGGCCGCCGCGCCGGCGAAGAAGCCCTTCCGCCTGCACCGCAGCCGCTCCGACAAGATGCTCGGCGGCGTCTGCGGCGGCCTCGCCGAGAGCCTGGACGTGGACGCGGGGCTGATCCGGATCGGCCTCGTGGTGCTGACGGTGTTCGGCTTCGGTGCCGGCGTGCTGATCTATGCCGCGGCCTGGGCGCTCGCCCCGGTGGAGTGA
- a CDS encoding phosphatidylserine decarboxylase has product MPETGTSLSHIAELVRAAVPPMHPGGRPIVAGVGVTAAALRLLTGRGGGLGLLATLGTAAFFRSPHRTPPPRTGVVLAPADGTVATIAEVVPPDELDLPRVPCPRVSVFLSVLDVHVQRVPAHGRIREVEYRPGAFLSADLDKASEDNERNSLVLDTQDGHAVGVVQIAGLLARRIVCEVRAGDEVAAGETYGLIRFGSRVDTYLPPGASVEVAVGQRTIGGETVLADLSPCAPRRDR; this is encoded by the coding sequence ATGCCCGAGACCGGGACGTCCCTGAGTCACATCGCCGAGCTGGTCCGCGCCGCGGTTCCGCCGATGCATCCGGGCGGACGGCCGATCGTCGCCGGCGTGGGAGTCACCGCCGCAGCCCTCCGCCTGCTCACCGGCCGCGGGGGCGGTCTCGGCCTGCTCGCCACGCTGGGCACCGCAGCCTTCTTCCGGTCCCCGCACCGCACGCCCCCGCCGCGCACCGGCGTGGTCCTCGCGCCGGCCGACGGCACCGTCGCCACGATCGCCGAGGTCGTGCCGCCGGACGAGCTGGACCTCCCGCGCGTGCCGTGCCCGCGCGTCAGCGTCTTCCTGTCCGTCCTGGACGTGCACGTGCAGCGCGTCCCCGCGCACGGCCGGATCCGCGAGGTCGAGTACCGGCCCGGCGCCTTCCTCTCCGCGGACCTGGACAAGGCCAGCGAGGACAACGAGCGCAACTCCCTCGTGCTCGACACCCAGGACGGGCACGCCGTCGGCGTCGTCCAGATCGCCGGCCTGCTGGCGCGGCGGATCGTCTGCGAGGTCCGGGCCGGGGACGAGGTCGCCGCCGGGGAGACCTACGGGCTGATCCGCTTCGGCTCCCGCGTCGACACCTACCTCCCGCCCGGTGCCTCCGTGGAGGTGGCCGTCGGGCAGCGGACGATCGGCGGCGAGACCGTCCTCGCGGACCTGTCCCCCTGCGCGCCGAGGCGGGATCGGTGA
- a CDS encoding CDP-alcohol phosphatidyltransferase family protein, with protein sequence MTRPDGPYAAGVRLLPNAVTVLALCAGLSAVQFALAGRFELCIAAVGAAALCDALDGGLARLLDASSRIGAELDSLADLVSFGVSPALVLYIWALQGNRFGWVVALVFAVCMALRLARFNTLIDDVDQPPFAKRFFMGVPAPAAALTAGVPLYLWLHFGPGWWSSQITVALWALLVAGLMVSRLPTLSLKSVRVQPRLIAPLLVLVGVVAAILLTAPFLGMALIAAGYVALAPVTFQRYRWLSKHPEAWGVPPRERRAVARAARSARRLGLRPPLRRRVAGRASGVMRAAVRRLGPDGGSPQNSAPNGTGPNGTGPRPGGQPVPSANRRRPGLRRR encoded by the coding sequence GTGACACGGCCGGACGGCCCGTACGCCGCGGGCGTGCGGCTGCTGCCCAACGCCGTCACCGTCCTCGCGCTCTGCGCGGGACTCTCCGCCGTCCAGTTCGCGCTGGCCGGACGGTTCGAGCTGTGCATCGCCGCGGTCGGCGCGGCCGCGCTCTGCGACGCGCTGGACGGCGGCCTGGCCCGCCTGCTCGACGCCAGCAGCCGGATCGGCGCCGAGCTGGACTCGCTCGCGGACCTCGTCTCCTTCGGTGTCTCGCCCGCGCTTGTCCTCTACATCTGGGCGCTGCAGGGCAACCGCTTCGGCTGGGTCGTCGCGTTGGTGTTCGCGGTCTGCATGGCGCTGCGCCTCGCCCGGTTCAACACCCTGATCGACGACGTGGACCAGCCCCCGTTCGCCAAGCGCTTCTTCATGGGCGTCCCGGCGCCGGCGGCCGCGCTCACCGCGGGCGTTCCGCTCTACCTGTGGCTGCACTTCGGACCGGGCTGGTGGTCGTCGCAGATCACGGTGGCGCTGTGGGCGCTGCTCGTCGCAGGTCTGATGGTCAGCCGGCTCCCGACGCTGTCGCTGAAGAGCGTCCGGGTGCAGCCCCGCCTGATCGCCCCGCTGCTGGTGCTGGTCGGCGTGGTCGCGGCGATCCTGCTCACCGCCCCGTTCCTCGGGATGGCGCTGATCGCGGCCGGGTACGTGGCGCTGGCACCGGTCACGTTCCAGCGGTACCGCTGGCTGTCGAAGCACCCCGAGGCATGGGGTGTCCCGCCGCGTGAGCGCCGGGCCGTCGCCCGGGCCGCGCGCTCGGCCCGCCGGCTGGGCCTGCGCCCACCGCTGCGACGCCGGGTCGCCGGGCGGGCCAGCGGCGTGATGCGCGCGGCGGTCCGCCGCCTCGGCCCGGACGGCGGATCCCCCCAGAACAGTGCCCCGAACGGGACGGGCCCGAACGGGACCGGCCCGCGTCCCGGCGGCCAGCCGGTACCGAGTGCGAACCGGCGTCGGCCGGGGCTCCGCCGTCGCTGA